In Vespa velutina chromosome 14, iVesVel2.1, whole genome shotgun sequence, the genomic stretch GGACGAGGATGGGCCGAACCCTCACACCCAATACACAGGCGTCACGCACTTCGAGCCCATACCGCACGATCATGACTTTTGTGAGAGGGTCGTCATCAACGTGAGTATATcctatttacacacacacacatatatatatatatatatatatatatatatatatattatcctcatatattttcgaaacgtAAGGCTATcgattgaaatgaatttttaattaaaactaaaaTTACTTtgcgttaaataaaaatgtagtttttttgatcgtttacataaatataaaatacaatacggtaaatataatcattacaTTTTCTATTCCTCTAAGATAATACAATTAGATCGTTATTGGGTGAATATTAATCTCGAAATATAAATCTGTGAaatgttttaaaagaaaattatcaagGAAATGATTTATAACAGTTATCGTATTATTCGAATCCTACAAATACTTGATGGTTAtcagatattaatgataaaatatattcaagtaCTTGGCTATTCAAATGAGGTAGATAGATTCGATTTATATTCGTACAGACCCAACCCAAAGGGGTACTTAAGCGTTCACAACGTGGGGTAACAGTACGAGCGACAAAAAGTAATCATTCCATTGTAACGACAACGGCCGAGAACCTCCGTTTCTTTTTGCGAAGCAAGATTATCTCAAGACACGAAGTGACCTACAGACCGTATTTGGCAGGCATCCAAGTTCGTCTTGGAATCAGGGGCGATATAGTACCAAGGTCGTATTGTGTGAACGGAATTATCTGTCCTCGTGGATGACACGACTGCATTGCGCCAATTACAGTTATCCGTTCGATCGTTTTTCAAAATCGCCGGGGGCCTGACAATTCGAAAGGATATCTCTTATGTACTctttattgcttttttttccttttttttctctttctttttttttttttttttttatgtatataaaaatgaccTCCAAATTTACTCGACGAaccttctgtttttttttttttttttttttttttttttttttttttttttttttttttttttaaacgatatcgACAATGATAAATCCATCAAGCgcataaataaattgtataaaattgtgCGGAACGAAAGTTATTTTGTACTATgtgttaatataaattttatcacgaTGAATATGACATTGTATCTTTCTTGTCAGACGATCCATCGGCTAATTATCAAAGAAGcacgaataatttattcgaagaaacgtgaaaatgaaaattcatcgGGAATTAATATTTGCCGACGGATGACAAGAAAGAAATGCGATCGTATATGTCTTTGTCTTCGACAGGTGAGTGGATTACGGTTTGAGACACAACTGCGCACGCTAAACCAGTTTCCGGACACGCTGCTTGGCGATCCGGCAAGGCGGCTTCGATATTTCGATCCGCTTCGCAACGAATACTTCTTCGACCGGAATCGGCCTTCCTTCGATGCGATACTTTACTATTATCAAAGCGGTGGTCGACTTCGCCGACCAGTCAACGTTCCCCTCGATGTTTTCTCCGAGGAGATCAAATTTTACGAACTGGGCGAACTTGCCACCAATAAGTTCAGGTAAGACGTCGATTATAAAtcgatctctctttttgatcctatatcaacaataaaatatattctagaGTATcgcattgaaaattaaataacgtgTGGCAACACGACGTTAGTCTCTGggcaaagaaatttttcatgaaaataaattgaacaaATTGTCTGACACGTTTACAGATCGAAATGCAATTGTGATTAttacaatcataataataatccatgGGATCCTGTTGTCCGGTggaaggttaaaaaaaaaaaaaaaaagaaaaagaaaaaaaaaaaagaaagaggaaaaaagaaaagaaaagtaggtGCGGTACTCTAGGGGCAAAGATCGATATACACGTTTCTATACGCGGATGATACGGTGTAACAGGGAGGACGAGGGCTTCAtcaaagaggaggagaagccGCTGCCGTCGCACGAGTTCCAGAAGAAGGTCTGGTTGCTGTTCGAGTACCCGGAGAGCTCTCAGGGAGCCCGGGTGGTCGCCATAATCTCCGTGTTCGTGATTCTCCTCTCGATCGTAATCTTCTGCCTAGAGACCCTGCCAGAGTTTAAGCATTATAGGGTCTTTAACACGACGACGAACGGCACGAAGATCGAGGAGGACGAAGTGCCGGACATAACGGACCCGTTCTTCCTAATAGAGACTATTTGTATCATCTGGTTCACGTTCGAGTTATCGGTGCGCTTCCTCGCCTGTCCAAATAAATTTAACTTCTTCCGTGACGTAATGAACATCATCGACATCATCGCGATCATTCCTTATTTCATCACCCTCGCCACGGTAGTGACCGAGGAAGAGGACACGCTTAATCTACCAAAGGCACCGGTTAGCCCTCAGGACAAGAGCACGAATCAAGCGATGTCTCTGGCGATTCTAAGAGTCATCAGGCTTGTCAGGGTGTTCCGGATATTCAAGCTGTCCAGGCACAGTAAAGGCCTCCAGATACTTGGCCGTACTCTGAAGGCCTCTATGAGGGAGCTCGGTCTGctcatctttttcctttttatcggtGAGTCCAAgctatgttttattatttctttctttctcgatactCTAAGacgttttgtatatatatatatatataaaacgtttatatatatatatataacgtgtatcatatgtcgataataatattacccttgggatttaatattaattggagtgtttaacgaaataaaaggaggACGGATCATATAGATTCTTGAGGGGAGACTCATTGTTACGACCGCCAAACTGGATGAATCTAATCGACAAAGATTTGTCGTAATACCTAACGCTAATACGTTTCTAGATCCCAAGGAAAGATCGAAATTCGCATTTAACCATAAAGgcattattatacattaaaggcattatatacgtacatgtaatatacgtatgaatgaagaaaggataagaaggaggaagaCTCTAGGAGAACGAAGACCTCTCTATTCCAATACGATGATCCATGATATGGCCTGAGACCGATGAGAAGGAGGGAAAAGAATaacgagaggaaaggagaCTCTGCCAAAGACGTTGTTCCAAGAGACACGCGTAGAATCGAATGGTGCTAAAAACACACACCACTTGAACCATGCCTTCCTCTTGTCTGCCTTTCAGGTGTGGTGCTCTTCTCGTCGGCGGTGTACTTTGCGGAGGTGGGCAAGCACAACAGCCAGTTCAAATCGATACCGGACGCGTTCTGGTGGGCGGTGGTCACGATGACGACCGTGGGCTACGGGGACATGAGGTACAGAGCCACCGGGGGCATTAAACCCACTGAACCGGTGTTTTCTTCCTTGCATTGCAGGTGTGGTGCTATTTTCATCGGCGGTATACTTCGCGGAGGCCGGCTCCGAGAATTCGTTCTTCAAGTCCATTCCGGACGCGTTCTGGTGGGCCGTTGTCACGATGACGACCGTGGGCTATGGTGACATGACGTATGATGTACTCACTTTCACTTAAGACTCTAGTTAATGCCCGCCAAAACGAACACACGCACCACCAGCGTCCGCAATTCCTTCCAACAACTACTTAAACCTCCTCTACTCGGCGTCCCTCTAACGCTATCTTCCTGGGTACTCGACCCCTCGAGACTCGAACCCACCCTAACGCGATCTACTATCCCTCTCTATCCTCTTTCACACGTtcgctctatctctctttctctccgcctatctctctctctctctctctctctctctctctatctctccttatccctccccccttctctctctctttctatttctctttccctcgcCATCCTCTTCAACCGTGAGCCAACATGCCCTTGTTTTCTACCTACCCTCTTTACCCTCCATTGACTTTCCACCTACTCACGACTACACCTACCTTCGTCgtactttcttctctctttctctcgttctctccctAACGTTCTTGCGTTAAAAGAGGCTACGGAAGGAAGACGAGAGTACTCTGGACTCGGGATCGAGGACTCCTAACTCTAACCTCCACGATTTAATATCCCAATAGGGTTCACGCTTTTAAAGTCAAATCCTTTGATCTctgcgatattattttttgtcctCTATaacaattctttattattattattattattattattattattattagtagtagtagtagtagtagtagtagtattattattattattattattattattaatattattattattattattattattattaatattattattattattaccattatcattatcatcatcatcatcattattattattataattattattactattattagtattattactactattattattattttcattatttctattggattttattagttttatttttaacgtccCGATTAGAAAGCCAGTCTGTAACACTTTGTGTTCCGTACATCGACCAGAATATAGAGGTTAACGCATTGAGTCCAGGACATTCTACAATACGTCCGCCTTATCTGTTTGAGAAAGTACAAGCTAGTAAATGAAGCTTCATGGAGAGTAGAGAACTCAACGAGGCTCTTGTCGTTCCCTATTGTCGAACGTTGATCAATGAGAAGGAAATGTCGAAACATGATGCGCTTCGAAACGCGATGGCACAGGTGCCAGCTTGTCTCCGTTATGACGGTACTCGgttttcgttgaaaaattgaaaaaaaaaaaaaaaaaaaaaaaaaaaaaagaaaaacagaataaaacaaaacaaaacaaaacaaaaacgaaattaaaaaaggaaaaaagaaggaagaacgaaaaaaagaaaaacaaggaaaaagaataatggagagacaaaaaaaatatttcaatacgtACGTTATTCTCCATTATTTTTTCGTGAATTTCTTTTCACTGATAAAGGGACTTTATCGGTACTTCCCATcggtttttgttttctttttattttctttcttccccccctttctctctctctctctctctctctctctctctgtttctctctctctctagctttaCGTTCGTGATACCCGACATTCGGTACTATTTATCTAATGAGAAatagaagggagagaaaaggactCGAGATCTCTGGTGTTATGGCCGAAGGAGCTTCCTGAGCAATTGCTTCCCGTAAATCAATAAGTGTCCTCCGGCAACCAGTACAGACTGCCTCCTTGGAAACGCCccaaggcaaaaaaaaaaaagaaaagggaaaaaaggaagaagagaaaagaaaaagaaaaagaaaagaaaaagaggaaaaaaaatcataggGATTCGAAATAGCAAGTGGTGGTAACTTCGATTCCCTTGGTTGtcgtatcgatcgatttagaAGATTAAGACCTTCGcgttaaactttttctttttaccaccAATAATACTATATCTTTCTAACCCACTTTCAAAAGCTCTACTCCCTTTGCTCGGTTAGATTGTATTCcgttgatattaattatgcaAACATTATTTGTGGCCAATCAGCGAATTAGATTTTATTCCGAGGTCaagctttatttatttaattatttatttatttatttatttatttatttattggtttgtttgtttatttatttatctattcttgtttttcttttttctttatttttcttagaacattagagatatatatatatatatatatatatatatatatatatatatatatatatatacctatttcAAATGTCTATACTTTctcgaaagaatgaaatggAACATGTATTTAATCtaaaaaatcaatatgaaTATCGTGTCAGGGTCACGTATATAACGTTAAAGTTGTACGTTAGCGAAGTTTGTTCTCGTTTTGAcggattttctttcgttatcgcgatcgatctaatattaaaggaaaagagaaagtcgtttattgaattttttaatcaacgTCGACATATTTTAACTTTGACGAATTTAATCCGTATCTCGAAACCTAACCCGTTCCTAAATATTCCTCGTCacgaaaacattttattcttaaaatccACTAATACAGTTTATTGCATTTGAAATggtttttctgtttcttttttttttttattttttaatcccGAAACACAattacttttgaaaattaactttcttttcattttcgttacgAATAATCCAATGAAGCTAcctttgtgtgtgtgtcgtgatttaacaaaataatttaccaatatttcaatttttctttctctctctctctctcactctcactctctctagtaagtttttcaagataattaaaaaagaaaaaagaaaaaaaaaaaacagaaaaaaaaaagaaaattaagagaGATATATCCATGCATGCGTGAAGTCTTCTGCCTGATAGTGCCCGGCATGTCGCTGAATTTCTGATTTTTTCAACTACTTGTActcttatcgatattatcattttattgatcattagtatctacatatatatcccCAATTTTCCTTATACTTGATACCATCATTTTATGCGCCATCAGCCATGGATCACGAAGGCCCATAGTACAGTGACACCTgcagaaatgattttttcacAAACTTGATGCaactaaattatttattacaattaatacatatagaaaagaatttcgcATAAGTGCAGATGATGATGAACTAACGGAAGTGAAACTGGGTAAaggtaaaatttttcaaacatattatatatatatatatatatatatatatatatatatatatatatatatatgtacaaaatgaagaacgaaatattgattaatgtaaaaagtatttttttttttgtttgaaaaacTTTCTCCACACACTTCGATGGTAGTTTTTGAAGATTTGCAAATATGCGCAaagatacattttataattttctacagCATAGTCGAAATCAAAAAGCTCCGACggatatacaataatatttattatataatataattatttcaatcgaacaaaaaatttatatgttctCTATgtcgtatataaaaaattataaaatgtaattctttaatatcttttcaagTATCAACGATATccaaacaaaatgaaatcatttatttctttttttgcccgAGTGAAtggattttcgatttttctatttcatttatataattttttttttcataaattatatatatatatatatatatatatttatacgtatatacacataatatatacatatgatataGTTTATTAACTTTGCGTATTTAGAAGGATCACCAGCACGTAATGGCTATTTAATATCCTTTATCTTACatcatatgcatatatatatatacacacatacacacatatatatatatatatatatatcgcgatAGAGCATATAGATCGCGCATTATGAAGAAGCCTACTTAGCGAGCCCTAAAATTGGTCCTTTAGTTTAGTAGTCTAAAGAGCCGGCAGCTTACATTGGACGCGTATTGCAAggttatatgtacatacggtCGTTTGAAAAGTGCGAAAACACGGAGACGGTCGGTATGTACAAATAGGGTGTACTTTTTAAAGTGATAATCAAGCATAGCTGTGATATACCAAAAATACCAAAAAGaacaaatcttttatatatacatacatgtctaaataaaatatatttggatttaaataattggaaaaatgatgttttctctgtctctcttttttttctctttttttttctctctctctctcacacacacacaatatcGAATTACATTAGAGTCGtatgaagaagaataaaataattaaataatattaaaagtatgaGTTTATGgtcgattatttctttaaaagagaCACCCAGTGTACGAGTCCAAAACATACCGCATAAAGTAGAGAGCCACACTCGACTCGACACCGCAGAACTCACACAATATAGTGACACCACACCTAGCACCAAGCATATATACAAGAATGACCTTTACACGCTCTTCGCACCCAATTACGTGGCCGAATCGAGTCGTATGCTTTTTTGTTACAGGCCCGTGGGAGTCTGGGGGAAAATCGTGGGTTCCCTTTGTGCGATCGCGGGTGTCTTGACGATCGCGTTACCCGTCCCCGTCATCGTCTCCAACTTCAACTACTTCTATCACCGTGAGACTGACCAGGAAGAGATGCAGTCACAGAACTTCAATCATGTGACTAGCTGTCCGTATCTCCCTGGCACGCTAggtaacatatatttttcaaatctaattttttgaaatgaaatagtgattattcaaaatacaaatacataacGAATCAATCTAAATTCAGGTCAGCACATGAAGAAGAGCTCGATGTCGGAGTCGTCGTCGGATATAATGGAGCTGGAAGAAGGCATTCTGGTGACGCATTCAGAAATTACGAAGAAGCCCAACTGCAACCCTcgccacaataataatattaatccaGCCTGCATGAGCATCGAGACTGACGTCTGACTACTAGGTAGATCATCCAGCAAATTCGATAagattatgaattatattagattCGATCaataagtaacaaaaaaaaaaaaaaaaagaaaaaaagaatatatatatatatatatatatatatatatatatatatatggaagtGCGAAAAGCATAGtgttatcgttaaataattaataagtataaaaatttgGAGACTGCTTATTGATCAATCGAAATGGTATTTAGGCTATCCCTAGATGTTATCACCGTGGACACGATACTCGCATTTAGACGAGTAACAAAAACAGAAggtcgaaataatttatatattcattattttataattgattgCAGTGAAGGAGACGGTGGCAGCGTGGTGGCCGGTGTTGGGACAGTTGTCAAAGAGCAGCTGTAACTCCCTACGGTGCCTAACGTAGACCTccttcatatacatacacacacacaaaaaaaaaaaaaaacaaaaacaaaacaaaaatccGTCGTGCCGCGCGCATGCGCGCAGGCGAACACGCGAGACGTGTTGCGCAGCGCGCGTGGCGCGCTCGATGTTCGATCGTGCGCACGCGCGTACGGTCTATGTCCAGTCTGTCAATACGAGGGGTGCTTCCAGTCCAATTGCcattgaaaagagaaacgaaagaagaaaaagaaaaatataaagaaaggtATAGGAGGAAGAGTAGAGGCGAATGAAGAGAAGAGACGgtacgagacgagacgagatcagacaaacgaaaagaaaagaggaggagataCGAGAAGAGAAGCAAAGAGGAacgacgagacgagacgagaaaaggagaggagaggagtggAGTGGAGTGGAGTGGAGTGGAGTGGAGTGGAGAAAGGATCTACGAATCGTTTGACGACCAATCGGTACGACAGCGAGCTGACTTCTTCTTCCGTGCGAAGAGAAGTGTGGAAGACGACGACGTGTTCGGGGTAAGAAGAGGAGGACGCTGAGATAGTGTGCATCATCGTCTGAGAATTtaggaagaaaaatagtaCGGAGGGAAGAGGGGAGGAAATATTGCGAggtgaaatagaaagaaaggagatagaCGAATAAGATAAATAGGCGAGAATAGATaaggatagagagatagagagagagagagagagagagagagagagagagagagagagagagagagagagagagagagaaagagttgtCTGTCtgtgtatgaatgtatgaatgcatgcgtgagagagagaaagagagagagagagagggagagaaagaaaaagacagccGCTTAAAAAGTGTCACGTAACTCGTCATCAGGCACTTCGGACGAAAGCATTCCTCGCGCGTGAATCCACCCCTCACACCACCGACTCCAGTgttcaagataaaaaaaaaaaaaaaaaaaaagaaaaaagagaaaaaaaagaggaaagaaagatagaaaggaattataacgagggagaaaaaagatatagataagAGAACGAAAGGTGAACGGAAAAGGACTGTTAGAACACAAAATTTTCTTGCCTGCCTATCCTTTTTCCCCCTTCGAGCATCTCCACCAGAACAGCGTCCGATGATATATGGGGAGAGGCACGGAGAGGGTAAGAGGACGGCTACGGACCATCGggaattatatcgaataaatgcTAATTGATTATtgtcgaatataataattaattggcAGATTTGACGCATGACCGAGGTACGTTAAAATACGTTTTATCGATTAAGTAAGGGTGGACTGGTTAAACGGAGATTCGAGTGCGGCTGCGGAAAGAGTGGAcgtgaaagggagaaagaaagtttgagtgaatgaaagaaaaagataaaacaaaaaaaggttagaaagagaggggagtgagaaagagagagagagagagagagagagaacgagagaattGATAGTGGATttggcaagaaaaaaaaaagaaaaagaggaaaaaaaacgggCAAAATAATTCTAGGGGCAGTGTGTCTAGCGGTGGAAAAACCGTTCTACTCGTTTCTCCATATTTTTTACTGAGAGTGACAAATTCGAAGTACAAGTTCTTCGGCTGTATCGATTCAATTAATCGCGATAAAATGTTTCGAATGTTaaatttcgtttcttcgacGGCGATACTGCATACTATCGTACATGCATAATAGATTAACATAAAACATAGTAAACGATCGCAGGCGTCGAAACGATATGGAATTCACGTTTACGAATGTGACGTGTGAAACGCAACGTGATacgaaatgttaaaaaaaaaagaaaaagaaaaaaaaatcttatgcAGTATTGCAACGCGTTACAGAGTCCGATCGGTGATATTATTTGATACGTGCGTATCACAGATTGAACGTCGTTCGATTAACTTTTAGACAAGTAAATGGAACAAGACCGTGTATCGAGATTATCTCGAATGTATGTACTTTTGGTATACCAATATCGACGAATCAATAAATTTCCAAATTTCCGATTGATGCGTCTAGCATAATCGTTAAGACGGTTGCTTCGTCgtaaggaaaacaaaaaaaaaaaaaagaaaaagaaaaaaaagaaatacagaaaaagcaaaaaagaaaccaaaataAAAGTGATAACGAAATTACGAAACAAAGAacatacgaacgaacgaaggaaataaaagaaatagcaagggaacgatataaaaacaaaaaaaggaaaaaagaagagagtgatagtgagaaaaaagaaaaaaaaaaaaaacaggatatTACTCTTGTTCGTGCGTGAGTCCCTAATCGTTCGATATTTATGCTAAATCGATATTTAGATAACTAAGCGATGGGAGATCCACGGCAAAACTATTTCGATGAACCGAAAAAAAGCGAGCAAGAATAATGATGGGAGGGAGGGGAATGATGGAACCtcacggaaaaaaaaaaaagaagaaaaaagaaataaaacgatgcAAAGAAACGACATTATCTTCGACGTTTCGCTATACTTTTTACGGctcaaaaaaaggaagtaacgTCGTGGAATCGCGATGACTGCCATTTTACGATTATCTCGCGTAGATCGTCCGAATTCAGCCAATCTCCGATTACAGATTACGATGATAATTAGTAGTCCTATTTTAAATCCGGATCCGCATTTGCAACTCGTATACCCTCGCGAGCTCTATTTGCcttcataagaaaaaaaaaaaagcaaaaaagcaaaaaaaaaagacaaaaaaaaattcaacgcCGGTACTATCGAGCGGTCTGCCGTGACGTCTTACGCGTGCAAACTGCCAAAAACGAGACGATAAtcgagagacagaaagagagggattAGAGATGAAGTAAACagagtcaaaaaaaaaaaaaataaaagaaaagaaaaaaggaaagagaacaaagatCCAAAGAGTTAGGGATctatttttgagaaaaatgtAACGTCgttgaaattaatgaataaaggATTAAGATTTGcgaggaaaaaaatgtgaCACACGAAATGCATATATTGCACGTGACACGTTCGATTAGGGCATACGAGATTAATTAGTCGCGTTTCGATTCCACGGAAATCATCGTgcgaattagaaaaatttcttcgcACATAAACGGAGGACTTTTTTCCGTCCTCgagatgttaaaaaaaaaagaaaaagaagaaaaaaagcaaacaaacaagcaaacgaaacaaaataaaataaaacgaaaagtaTGATTTCGGTGGATCAGAACGTGACTTTGAGCATCCCGCGCATCGATTTTCGATgtcgatgaagaaaaaggaagtctGAAAATTCCAAAGAACATTAGAACTACTTATGTACCAGGCGATTTAGCGGTTTATCAATCGTAGATCCTTAGGATTGAATTGTATTCGACAGATATTCGATCTTTCATTagacgaagaaagatataGTACGCATCTATTCTTGGCGTTTATTGAGGAAGCGACGAAGGTGAGAatgaagaagggagaaaagagacaaaagagaaagaaaggaggagagagagagagagagagagagaatgaga encodes the following:
- the LOC124954026 gene encoding potassium voltage-gated channel protein Shaker isoform X3; its protein translation is MQQLSHSSWSVYFIFRSKKPNKGLHLCQGNKSGRVVERMLVYLFRSLVLLVELRGVKYEVDVMTMWLDELLLTFVLLPGGQGSGPPFQRHKKRSLPKLSSQDEDGPNPHTQYTGVTHFEPIPHDHDFCERVVINVSGLRFETQLRTLNQFPDTLLGDPARRLRYFDPLRNEYFFDRNRPSFDAILYYYQSGGRLRRPVNVPLDVFSEEIKFYELGELATNKFREDEGFIKEEEKPLPSHEFQKKVWLLFEYPESSQGARVVAIISVFVILLSIVIFCLETLPEFKHYRVFNTTTNGTKIEEDEVPDITDPFFLIETICIIWFTFELSVRFLACPNKFNFFRDVMNIIDIIAIIPYFITLATVVTEEEDTLNLPKAPVSPQDKSTNQAMSLAILRVIRLVRVFRIFKLSRHSKGLQILGRTLKASMRELGLLIFFLFIGVVLFSSAVYFAEAGSENSFFKSIPDAFWWAVVTMTTVGYGDMTPVGVWGKIVGSLCAIAGVLTIALPVPVIVSNFNYFYHRETDQEEMQSQNFNHVTSCPYLPGTLGQHMKKSSMSESSSDIMELEEGILVTHSEITKKPNCNPRHNNNINPACMSIETDV
- the LOC124954026 gene encoding potassium voltage-gated channel protein Shaker isoform X13, which produces MGGPGAGRVTGHELNAVPKSNVGHGDRILVIGEPPAPGCPCHSACPARGLAQGVVSAQSPASPPSLTSLHIANNNNCSILHGNNRNRNRNRNRNSNTNNNDDSSNVVPNGSSISNTTKAKAAAAMSSPPKHRRGFDPNDANVNDYRRYRRVKTKQRSLPKLSSQDEDGPNPHTQYTGVTHFEPIPHDHDFCERVVINVSGLRFETQLRTLNQFPDTLLGDPARRLRYFDPLRNEYFFDRNRPSFDAILYYYQSGGRLRRPVNVPLDVFSEEIKFYELGELATNKFREDEGFIKEEEKPLPSHEFQKKVWLLFEYPESSQGARVVAIISVFVILLSIVIFCLETLPEFKHYRVFNTTTNGTKIEEDEVPDITDPFFLIETICIIWFTFELSVRFLACPNKFNFFRDVMNIIDIIAIIPYFITLATVVTEEEDTLNLPKAPVSPQDKSTNQAMSLAILRVIRLVRVFRIFKLSRHSKGLQILGRTLKASMRELGLLIFFLFIGIIYVHVIYV
- the LOC124954026 gene encoding potassium voltage-gated channel protein Shaker isoform X2, with protein sequence MGGPGAGRVTGHELNAVPKSNVGHGDRILVIGEPPAPGCPCHSACPARGLAQGVVSAQSPASPPSLTSLHIANNNNCSILHGNNRNRNRNRNRNSNTNNNDDSSNVVPNGSSISNTTKAKAAAAMSSPPKHRRGFDPNDANVNDYRRYRRVKTKQRSLPKLSSQDEDGPNPHTQYTGVTHFEPIPHDHDFCERVVINVSGLRFETQLRTLNQFPDTLLGDPARRLRYFDPLRNEYFFDRNRPSFDAILYYYQSGGRLRRPVNVPLDVFSEEIKFYELGELATNKFREDEGFIKEEEKPLPSHEFQKKVWLLFEYPESSQGARVVAIISVFVILLSIVIFCLETLPEFKHYRVFNTTTNGTKIEEDEVPDITDPFFLIETICIIWFTFELSVRFLACPNKFNFFRDVMNIIDIIAIIPYFITLATVVTEEEDTLNLPKAPVSPQDKSTNQAMSLAILRVIRLVRVFRIFKLSRHSKGLQILGRTLKASMRELGLLIFFLFIGVVLFSSAVYFAEVGKHNSQFKSIPDAFWWAVVTMTTVGYGDMRPVGVWGKIVGSLCAIAGVLTIALPVPVIVSNFNYFYHRETDQEEMQSQNFNHVTSCPYLPGTLGQHMKKSSMSESSSDIMELEEGILVTHSEITKKPNCNPRHNNNINPACMSIETDV
- the LOC124954026 gene encoding potassium voltage-gated channel protein Shaker isoform X1, which gives rise to MGGPGAGRVTGHELNAVPKSNVGHGDRILVIGEPPAPGCPCHSACPARGLAQGVVSAQSPASPPSLTSLHIANNNNCSILHGNNRNRNRNRNRNSNTNNNDDSSNVVPNGSSISNTTKAKAAAAMSSPPKHRRGFDPNDANVNDYRRYRRVKTKQRSLPKLSSQDEDGPNPHTQYTGVTHFEPIPHDHDFCERVVINVSGLRFETQLRTLNQFPDTLLGDPARRLRYFDPLRNEYFFDRNRPSFDAILYYYQSGGRLRRPVNVPLDVFSEEIKFYELGELATNKFREDEGFIKEEEKPLPSHEFQKKVWLLFEYPESSQGARVVAIISVFVILLSIVIFCLETLPEFKHYRVFNTTTNGTKIEEDEVPDITDPFFLIETICIIWFTFELSVRFLACPNKFNFFRDVMNIIDIIAIIPYFITLATVVTEEEDTLNLPKAPVSPQDKSTNQAMSLAILRVIRLVRVFRIFKLSRHSKGLQILGRTLKASMRELGLLIFFLFIGVVLFSSAVYFAEAGSENSFFKSIPDAFWWAVVTMTTVGYGDMTPVGVWGKIVGSLCAIAGVLTIALPVPVIVSNFNYFYHRETDQEEMQSQNFNHVTSCPYLPGTLGQHMKKSSMSESSSDIMELEEGILVTHSEITKKPNCNPRHNNNINPACMSIETDV
- the LOC124954026 gene encoding potassium voltage-gated channel protein Shaker isoform X7, with protein sequence MQQLSHSSWSVYFICVKYEVDVMTMWLDELLLTFVLLPGGQGSGPPFQRHKKRSLPKLSSQDEDGPNPHTQYTGVTHFEPIPHDHDFCERVVINVSGLRFETQLRTLNQFPDTLLGDPARRLRYFDPLRNEYFFDRNRPSFDAILYYYQSGGRLRRPVNVPLDVFSEEIKFYELGELATNKFREDEGFIKEEEKPLPSHEFQKKVWLLFEYPESSQGARVVAIISVFVILLSIVIFCLETLPEFKHYRVFNTTTNGTKIEEDEVPDITDPFFLIETICIIWFTFELSVRFLACPNKFNFFRDVMNIIDIIAIIPYFITLATVVTEEEDTLNLPKAPVSPQDKSTNQAMSLAILRVIRLVRVFRIFKLSRHSKGLQILGRTLKASMRELGLLIFFLFIGVVLFSSAVYFAEAGSENSFFKSIPDAFWWAVVTMTTVGYGDMTPVGVWGKIVGSLCAIAGVLTIALPVPVIVSNFNYFYHRETDQEEMQSQNFNHVTSCPYLPGTLGQHMKKSSMSESSSDIMELEEGILVTHSEITKKPNCNPRHNNNINPACMSIETDV